Proteins from a genomic interval of Quercus robur chromosome 9, dhQueRobu3.1, whole genome shotgun sequence:
- the LOC126698208 gene encoding wall-associated receptor kinase 2-like isoform X1, whose translation MCYGSNAQGTLAIGNWHKVLLTLILLWATEAADVNELPAKDCDEHCGNISIPYPFGTREGCYKSETFLITCNRTNNPPIAFLGRGNVRVTDIWLWGELRAYAFVAHDCHNLFGQSHFEPFLQSRRFPVSSTRNKFTAIGCDTIAVIKGTSGRGAIYTTGCISLCDRKEDVIEGSCSGIGCCQTAIPKRVMDFNILVTSYYNRTESNSRAFGFNPCSLAFVVEEGKYNFSLLDLRYSGNKSRTFPVVLNWVIGTQNCSEAEKVPNSYACKANSHCNDSDSGQGYLCECNMGFRGNPYLPHGCQDINECEENPCSKTSTCTNLNGTYRCSCLKGYEDNSGSINGTGCKPIPPPPPTSQSFPLMNRIALGVSVSLLLLLFGISWLYLGLKQRKHIKRKQKFFEQNGGFLLQQQLSRHKGSVETTRIFTAEELKKATNNYHENRILGQGGQGTVYKGILSENRIVAIKKSRTIDRTQIEQFINEVIVLSQVNHRNVVKLLGCCLETQVPMLVYEFVTNGTLFNHIHNTDHSSTLQWHLRLQIATETAETLSYLHFAASTPIIHRDIKSTNVLLDDNFTAKVSDFGASRLVPLDQTQLTTLVQGTLGYLDPEYFQSSQLTEKSDVYSFGVLLAELLTGKKALSFDRPEEERNLAMHFILAMKDNRLFEILDQRVVKEGNAEQLMEVAMLVKRCLRLKGEERPTMKEVALELEGLKAMEKPPRFKGNMGSEETEFPLSRQDDACLSGATSDSACYDSIKSQVHISVLDDGR comes from the exons ATGTGTTATGGCAGTAATGCACAAGGTACTCTTGCCATTGGCAATTGGCATAAGGTACTCTTGACATTGATCTTACTATGGGCAACAGAAGCAGCTGATGTTAACGAGCTGCCTGCAAAAGACTGTGATGAACACTGTGGCAACATTAGTATTCCATATCCATTCGGTACAAGGGAAGGATGCTACAAGAGTGAGACTTTCCTCATCACATGTAACCGCACCAATAACCCTCCTATTGCGTTTCTGGGTAGGGGCAATGTAAGAGTGACAGACATCTGGCTTTGGGGTGAATTGCGAGCCTATGCCTTCGTTGCCCATGATTGCCACAACCTATTCGGTCAGAGTCATTTCGAACCATTTTTGCAATCGCGCAGATTCCCCGTCTCCAGCACCCGAAACAAGTTCACAGCCATTGGTTGTGACACAATTGCTGTGATAAAGGGTACCAGCGGCCGCGGGGCTATTTACACAACTGGGTGCATTTCGCTATGTGATCGCAAGGAGGACGTGATTGAGGGGTCTTGCTCTGGCATCGGTTGTTGCCAGACTGCTATTCCAAAACGAGTAATGGATTTTAACATCTTAGTCACTAGCTATTACAACCGCACCGAAAGCAACAGCAGAGCGTTTGGCTTCAATCCTTGCAGCCTTGCTTTTGTAGTAGAGGAAGGTAAATACAACTTTTCTTTACTTGATCTTCGATATTCTGGAAACAAAAGTAGGACGTTCCCGGTTGTCCTAAATTGGGTAATAGGGACGCAAAATTGCAGTGAAGCTGAAAAGGTTCCAAACAGTTATGCATGCAAGGCCAACAGTCACTGTAATGATTCAGATAGTGGTCAAGGGTACTTATGCGAGTGTAATATGGGATTCCGAGGCAATCCTTACCTTCCACACGGCTGCCAAG ATATTAATGAGTGCGAGGAAAACCCCTGCTCCAAAACATCAACATGCACCAATTTAAATGGTACTTATCGCTGTTCTTGTCTGAAAGGATATGAAGACAATAGCGGAAGCATTAATGGAACGGGCTGCAAACCCATACCACCACCTCCGCCAACGTCTCAGAGTTTTCCCTTGATGAATAGGATTGCGCTCG GTGTCAGTGTTAGTCTCTTACTACTACTTTTCGGCATATCTTGGTTATACTTGGGACTCAAGCAAAGAAAGCACATCAAACGCAAACAGAagttttttgaacaaaatggTGGCTTTCTGCTACAGCAACAACTTTCAAGGCACAAAGGATCGGTTGAAACAACTCGAATATTTACAGCGGAAGAGCTTAAAAAGGCAACAAACAATTACCATGAAAATAGAATCCTAGGCCAAGGAGGCCAAGGAACTGTGTACAAAGGAATATTATCAGAGAATAGAATAGTTGCCATTAAAAAGTCTAGAACAATAGATCGGactcaaattgaacaatttattaatgaagtGATTGTGCTTTCCCAAGTGAACCATAGGAATGTGGTAAAACTGTTGGGATGTTGTTTGGAGACTCAAGTTCCTATGTTGGTATATGAATTTGTTACCAATGGTACCCTTTTCAACCATATACACAACACAGACCACTCTTCCACACTTCAATGGCATCTACGTCTGCAAATAGCTACAGAGACTGCAGAGACGCTTTCTTATTTGCATTTTGCTGCTTCTACTCCAATCATTCATAGAGATATCAAGAGCACTAATGTACTCTTAGATGATAATTTCACAGCTAAGGTATCCGATTTTGGAGCTTCAAGGCTGGTTCCGCTGGATCAAACACAGCTAACCACATTGGTGCAAGGGACGCTTGGATACTTGGATCCAGAATACTTTCAATCAAGCCAGTTAACAGAAAAGagtgatgtttatagttttggagTTCTCCTTGCAGAATTACTGACTGGAAAGAAGGCACTTTCTTTTGACAGGCCCgaagaagagagaaatttaGCCATGCATTTTATCTTAGCAATGAAAGACAACCGTTTGTTTGAAATTCTTGACCAGCGAGTGGTGAAAGAGGGAAATGCTGAGCAACTTATGGAGGTTGCTATGTTAGTGAAGAGATGCTTAAGATTGAAGGGAGAAGAGAGGCCTACTATGAAAGAAGTGGCATTGGAACTTGAGGGCTTGAAAGCAATGGAGAAGCCTCCACGTTTTAAAGGCAATATGGGTTCAGAAGAGACTGAGTTCCCACTCAGTAGACAAGATGATGCTTGTCTCAGTGGTGCTACTAGTGATTCTGCATGTTATGATAGCATAAAAAGCCAGGTTCACATATCAGTACTTGATGATGGGCGATAA
- the LOC126698211 gene encoding uncharacterized protein LOC126698211 encodes MNNGHREENSFCYFHPNEVAIGVCPLCLNERLLVLASKQGHHSSSRSTRRAQSSMYKKPPITLPKIFALGSFLSRLEFRHWKSDNPDHDASTSQEDSFISIKFEDNGVGSWEKNTLSKVSLENYNIAWDQSLSKKSNEETKTVIEHGKPRVSLRWRKRIGHLFQVNRWKRSNKANVGSKVEGVKVRKGWIRTLTKRKTVE; translated from the exons ATGAATAATGGGCACAGAGAGGAAAACTCATTCTGCTATTTCCATCCCAATGAAGTTGCTATAGGGGTCTGCCCCTTATGCTTGAATGAGAGGCTTCTAGTCTTGGCCTCAAAACAAGGCCACCATTCCTCATCTAGAAGCACCCGTAGAGCCCAAAGTTCCATGTACAAGAAGCCACCCATCACTCTTCCGAAGATCTTTGCTCTTGGCTCTTTTCTCAGTCGTCTCGAATTCAGGCATTGGAAATCTGATAACCCTGATCATGATGCCTCAACCAGTCAAGAAG ATTCATTCATATCAATCAAGTTTGAAGATAATGGCGTGGGTTCATGGGAGAAGAACACACTGTCCAAGGTCTCTCTAGAAAATTACAACATAGCATGGGATCAAAGCTTGAGCAAGAAGTCCAATGAGGAGACTAAGACTGTGATAGAGCATGGGAAACCGCGTGTCTCACTTAGGTGGCGGAAGCGGATTGGACATCTATTCCAAGTCAACAGATGGAAGAGGTCCAACAAGGCCAACGTGGGCAGCAAGGTGGAGGGAGTCAAGGTGAGGAAGGGTTGGATAAGGACTCTGACAAAAAGAAAGACCGTGGAATAA
- the LOC126698208 gene encoding putative wall-associated receptor kinase-like 16 isoform X2, producing MCYGSNAQGTLAIGNWHKVLLTLILLWATEAADVNELPAKDCDEHCGNISIPYPFGTREGCYKSETFLITCNRTNNPPIAFLGRGNVRVTDIWLWGELRAYAFVAHDCHNLFGQSHFEPFLQSRRFPVSSTRNKFTAIGCDTIAVIKGTSGRGAIYTTGCISLCDRKEDVIEGSCSGIGCCQTAIPKRVMDFNILVTSYYNRTESNSRAFGFNPCSLAFVVEEDINECEENPCSKTSTCTNLNGTYRCSCLKGYEDNSGSINGTGCKPIPPPPPTSQSFPLMNRIALGVSVSLLLLLFGISWLYLGLKQRKHIKRKQKFFEQNGGFLLQQQLSRHKGSVETTRIFTAEELKKATNNYHENRILGQGGQGTVYKGILSENRIVAIKKSRTIDRTQIEQFINEVIVLSQVNHRNVVKLLGCCLETQVPMLVYEFVTNGTLFNHIHNTDHSSTLQWHLRLQIATETAETLSYLHFAASTPIIHRDIKSTNVLLDDNFTAKVSDFGASRLVPLDQTQLTTLVQGTLGYLDPEYFQSSQLTEKSDVYSFGVLLAELLTGKKALSFDRPEEERNLAMHFILAMKDNRLFEILDQRVVKEGNAEQLMEVAMLVKRCLRLKGEERPTMKEVALELEGLKAMEKPPRFKGNMGSEETEFPLSRQDDACLSGATSDSACYDSIKSQVHISVLDDGR from the exons ATGTGTTATGGCAGTAATGCACAAGGTACTCTTGCCATTGGCAATTGGCATAAGGTACTCTTGACATTGATCTTACTATGGGCAACAGAAGCAGCTGATGTTAACGAGCTGCCTGCAAAAGACTGTGATGAACACTGTGGCAACATTAGTATTCCATATCCATTCGGTACAAGGGAAGGATGCTACAAGAGTGAGACTTTCCTCATCACATGTAACCGCACCAATAACCCTCCTATTGCGTTTCTGGGTAGGGGCAATGTAAGAGTGACAGACATCTGGCTTTGGGGTGAATTGCGAGCCTATGCCTTCGTTGCCCATGATTGCCACAACCTATTCGGTCAGAGTCATTTCGAACCATTTTTGCAATCGCGCAGATTCCCCGTCTCCAGCACCCGAAACAAGTTCACAGCCATTGGTTGTGACACAATTGCTGTGATAAAGGGTACCAGCGGCCGCGGGGCTATTTACACAACTGGGTGCATTTCGCTATGTGATCGCAAGGAGGACGTGATTGAGGGGTCTTGCTCTGGCATCGGTTGTTGCCAGACTGCTATTCCAAAACGAGTAATGGATTTTAACATCTTAGTCACTAGCTATTACAACCGCACCGAAAGCAACAGCAGAGCGTTTGGCTTCAATCCTTGCAGCCTTGCTTTTGTAGTAGAGGAAG ATATTAATGAGTGCGAGGAAAACCCCTGCTCCAAAACATCAACATGCACCAATTTAAATGGTACTTATCGCTGTTCTTGTCTGAAAGGATATGAAGACAATAGCGGAAGCATTAATGGAACGGGCTGCAAACCCATACCACCACCTCCGCCAACGTCTCAGAGTTTTCCCTTGATGAATAGGATTGCGCTCG GTGTCAGTGTTAGTCTCTTACTACTACTTTTCGGCATATCTTGGTTATACTTGGGACTCAAGCAAAGAAAGCACATCAAACGCAAACAGAagttttttgaacaaaatggTGGCTTTCTGCTACAGCAACAACTTTCAAGGCACAAAGGATCGGTTGAAACAACTCGAATATTTACAGCGGAAGAGCTTAAAAAGGCAACAAACAATTACCATGAAAATAGAATCCTAGGCCAAGGAGGCCAAGGAACTGTGTACAAAGGAATATTATCAGAGAATAGAATAGTTGCCATTAAAAAGTCTAGAACAATAGATCGGactcaaattgaacaatttattaatgaagtGATTGTGCTTTCCCAAGTGAACCATAGGAATGTGGTAAAACTGTTGGGATGTTGTTTGGAGACTCAAGTTCCTATGTTGGTATATGAATTTGTTACCAATGGTACCCTTTTCAACCATATACACAACACAGACCACTCTTCCACACTTCAATGGCATCTACGTCTGCAAATAGCTACAGAGACTGCAGAGACGCTTTCTTATTTGCATTTTGCTGCTTCTACTCCAATCATTCATAGAGATATCAAGAGCACTAATGTACTCTTAGATGATAATTTCACAGCTAAGGTATCCGATTTTGGAGCTTCAAGGCTGGTTCCGCTGGATCAAACACAGCTAACCACATTGGTGCAAGGGACGCTTGGATACTTGGATCCAGAATACTTTCAATCAAGCCAGTTAACAGAAAAGagtgatgtttatagttttggagTTCTCCTTGCAGAATTACTGACTGGAAAGAAGGCACTTTCTTTTGACAGGCCCgaagaagagagaaatttaGCCATGCATTTTATCTTAGCAATGAAAGACAACCGTTTGTTTGAAATTCTTGACCAGCGAGTGGTGAAAGAGGGAAATGCTGAGCAACTTATGGAGGTTGCTATGTTAGTGAAGAGATGCTTAAGATTGAAGGGAGAAGAGAGGCCTACTATGAAAGAAGTGGCATTGGAACTTGAGGGCTTGAAAGCAATGGAGAAGCCTCCACGTTTTAAAGGCAATATGGGTTCAGAAGAGACTGAGTTCCCACTCAGTAGACAAGATGATGCTTGTCTCAGTGGTGCTACTAGTGATTCTGCATGTTATGATAGCATAAAAAGCCAGGTTCACATATCAGTACTTGATGATGGGCGATAA